In Desulfurococcaceae archaeon, one genomic interval encodes:
- a CDS encoding aldo/keto reductase, with product MDYVNLGWSDVKISRVGLGTWQFSESWGVVNYEVAKAVIAKAAELGMNLIDTAMVYGRGLSEEFIGRALRDLGLKRDELVIATKIPGEFLNPDDVFRAVDRSLKRLGVNSIDLLQLHWPPCWHNYPTASYARALERLVAVGKVSYIGVSNYPVVLVEELRSYFSFTDIVSMQYRFNLLERWAEAELIPYAEANDLTFMAWSPLAKGALTGKYVPENPPQFTDLRSGDAVFHPENFKKAGNLINALKQLAEKYGKTPAQVALNWLLKFSPTVVPIPGAKDPRQVEENAGAAGWELSYEDWRLLDEVSKSIKITYVTW from the coding sequence ATGGATTACGTAAACCTCGGTTGGAGCGATGTGAAGATCTCTAGAGTCGGCTTAGGTACGTGGCAATTTAGTGAGTCCTGGGGTGTTGTAAACTACGAGGTTGCCAAGGCCGTTATAGCCAAGGCGGCTGAGCTCGGTATGAACCTTATAGATACAGCAATGGTTTACGGTAGAGGGCTGAGCGAGGAGTTCATTGGAAGGGCCCTCAGAGACCTCGGCTTGAAGAGGGACGAGCTAGTGATAGCAACTAAAATACCGGGAGAGTTCTTAAACCCCGACGATGTTTTCCGGGCTGTTGATAGGTCTCTCAAGAGGCTCGGTGTCAATTCCATAGACTTGTTGCAGCTACATTGGCCACCATGCTGGCACAACTACCCCACGGCATCTTACGCTAGGGCACTGGAACGCCTAGTTGCCGTGGGTAAAGTCAGTTATATCGGGGTAAGTAACTACCCGGTTGTGCTGGTCGAAGAGCTGAGATCGTACTTCTCATTCACGGACATCGTTAGCATGCAGTACAGGTTTAACTTGCTAGAACGCTGGGCGGAAGCGGAGCTGATACCGTACGCGGAGGCGAATGACTTAACGTTCATGGCGTGGAGCCCGCTAGCTAAGGGCGCTCTAACGGGCAAGTACGTGCCCGAGAACCCACCACAGTTTACCGACCTAAGGAGTGGAGACGCAGTTTTCCACCCAGAGAACTTTAAGAAGGCCGGAAACCTCATTAACGCCCTTAAACAACTCGCAGAGAAATACGGTAAAACCCCTGCACAGGTTGCCCTAAACTGGCTACTAAAATTTAGCCCCACGGTAGTACCGATACCAGGTGCCAAGGACCCGAGACAGGTTGAGGAAAACGCCGGTGCAGCGGGCTGGGAGCTGTCGTACGAAGACTGGAGACTATTGGATGAAGTGAGTAAATCCATTAAGATAACTTACGTAACATGGTAA
- the glnA gene encoding type I glutamate--ammonia ligase encodes MLIRKVEDSGVDWVHFQFTDLSGYLRHITMPAKILSNGIAVKLDGSSVKGFTGVEESDLVLRPVPETFAKVPWQNRAGRLICAVYLGGERFSRDPRYTAEKLDKLLADTGLRLFVSAELEYFLFDKVTVVLDAWKQSLEFTSSEAHWSCTAPFNRLKEGYYAPYPKDRFEDFKIEVAEMLEKIFGVVIEAIHHEVAGSSQHEVIFRGGSATYLGDSVQTVKYVIKALAHKKGYVASFMPKPIHGDNGCGMHVHVSLWHGERNIFYDPSDTYRLSQEARYFIGGLLEHARALAALTNPTVNSYKRLVPGYEAPVYLVWGKGNRSAAIRIPGYAVTENSTRIEYRPPDPGANPYIAVPAIVLAGLDGVKKKIDPGDPVEENVYKMPKSKRKELGIRELPRSLDEALDELECDNEWLKPVFVDELLEAYIELKREESRRVSSYPTPSEVFYYIDV; translated from the coding sequence ATGTTGATTCGTAAAGTAGAAGATAGCGGGGTTGACTGGGTCCACTTTCAATTCACAGACCTCTCAGGCTACCTGAGGCATATAACAATGCCAGCAAAGATCCTCTCCAACGGTATTGCTGTAAAGTTAGATGGTAGCAGTGTTAAGGGATTCACGGGCGTAGAAGAAAGTGACCTAGTCCTGAGGCCCGTGCCCGAGACGTTTGCCAAGGTACCATGGCAGAACCGGGCGGGCAGACTTATATGCGCTGTCTACCTTGGCGGTGAAAGGTTTAGTAGAGATCCTAGGTACACAGCGGAAAAACTAGACAAGCTACTTGCCGACACGGGTTTAAGGCTCTTCGTTTCAGCTGAACTAGAATACTTCCTGTTCGACAAGGTTACGGTGGTCCTTGACGCCTGGAAACAGAGCTTAGAGTTCACGAGTTCTGAAGCTCATTGGAGTTGCACTGCCCCATTCAATAGGCTTAAAGAGGGATATTACGCACCATACCCCAAGGACAGGTTCGAAGACTTCAAAATAGAAGTTGCTGAGATGCTTGAAAAGATTTTTGGCGTGGTCATCGAGGCAATACACCACGAAGTGGCGGGTTCCTCGCAACACGAAGTGATATTTCGAGGTGGTTCCGCGACATACTTGGGGGACTCCGTTCAGACCGTGAAGTACGTCATTAAAGCATTAGCACATAAAAAAGGATATGTCGCATCCTTCATGCCTAAGCCCATACACGGGGATAACGGTTGCGGAATGCATGTACATGTAAGTCTGTGGCATGGTGAAAGAAACATTTTTTACGACCCTAGTGACACATACCGTTTAAGTCAAGAAGCAAGGTATTTTATTGGTGGTTTACTCGAGCACGCCAGAGCACTGGCCGCGCTCACCAACCCCACCGTTAATAGTTATAAGAGACTCGTACCCGGTTATGAAGCGCCAGTATACTTAGTGTGGGGTAAGGGTAATAGGAGCGCAGCTATAAGAATACCGGGTTACGCGGTGACTGAAAACTCTACGAGAATAGAGTATAGGCCGCCAGACCCAGGCGCGAACCCCTACATAGCTGTCCCGGCAATCGTGCTCGCAGGGCTAGATGGAGTTAAGAAGAAAATAGACCCAGGAGACCCCGTAGAAGAAAACGTTTACAAAATGCCAAAGAGTAAGAGAAAAGAGCTAGGTATACGGGAACTGCCACGGAGCCTTGACGAGGCATTAGATGAGCTTGAATGCGATAATGAGTGGCTTAAACCGGTATTCGTAGATGAACTATTGGAAGCGTACATAGAGCTGAAGAGAGAAGAATCGAGGAGAGTATCGTCTTACCCAACCCCCTCCGAAGTCTTTTACTACATAGACGTATGA
- a CDS encoding argininosuccinate synthase produces the protein MKVVLAYSGGLDTSAILVLLRRKYGAEVITVTVDVGQEGELKGVEERAYKLGSAKHYTIDAKKEFVENYAFKAVKANALYEGKYPLGTALARPLIAEKVAEIAVKEGANAVAHGCTGKGNDQVRFDLSLKALLKPDMKIIAPVREFKLTRKDSIKILLENGFDVPVTHKKYSIDENLWSRSIEGGELDDPYAEPPEYVFEWTVSPEKSPNEPLYLTIEFDKGIPTKINGEKVSPVEMVTYLNKAIGSRGFGRIDLIESRVVGLKSREVYEAPAALALIEAHEDLERMVLTPRELRFKRMVDGMWCDLVYQGLWIDPMRSHLEKVIDSMNRYVSGEVRVKVLKGSLIVVGRKSDYSLYSRELIDYDTGWYPSNEEARGFINIHGLYALTALSVRGLSRNEEV, from the coding sequence ATGAAAGTCGTATTAGCGTATTCGGGAGGGTTGGACACATCCGCGATACTAGTCTTGTTGAGGAGGAAGTATGGTGCAGAGGTGATCACAGTGACCGTTGACGTCGGCCAGGAGGGGGAATTAAAGGGAGTCGAGGAAAGGGCGTACAAGCTCGGGTCCGCTAAACACTACACAATAGACGCGAAAAAAGAGTTCGTCGAGAACTACGCGTTCAAGGCCGTGAAGGCCAATGCCCTTTATGAAGGCAAGTATCCTCTGGGAACAGCACTTGCAAGACCCCTCATAGCCGAGAAAGTCGCAGAAATAGCCGTAAAGGAGGGCGCAAATGCCGTAGCTCACGGGTGTACAGGTAAAGGCAATGACCAGGTCAGGTTTGACTTATCGCTGAAAGCGCTACTAAAACCCGATATGAAGATCATCGCGCCGGTGAGAGAGTTTAAGCTCACGAGAAAAGATAGCATTAAAATTCTACTGGAGAACGGATTCGATGTTCCAGTAACGCACAAGAAGTACAGCATTGACGAAAACCTGTGGTCTAGGAGCATAGAAGGGGGAGAACTAGACGACCCATACGCTGAGCCCCCGGAATACGTATTCGAGTGGACCGTGTCGCCAGAGAAATCTCCCAACGAACCTCTATACTTGACCATAGAATTCGATAAGGGCATTCCCACGAAGATCAACGGAGAGAAGGTAAGCCCCGTGGAAATGGTCACGTACCTGAACAAGGCGATCGGTAGCCGCGGGTTCGGTAGAATAGACCTCATCGAGAGCCGGGTTGTGGGGTTGAAGAGTAGAGAGGTGTACGAGGCCCCCGCTGCGCTGGCTTTGATCGAGGCCCACGAAGACCTCGAAAGAATGGTCTTAACGCCTAGAGAACTTCGATTTAAGCGAATGGTTGATGGGATGTGGTGTGACCTGGTCTACCAGGGACTGTGGATCGATCCGATGAGGAGTCATCTAGAGAAGGTTATAGACTCCATGAACCGCTACGTGTCGGGAGAAGTGAGGGTTAAGGTGCTTAAAGGCTCCCTAATAGTCGTAGGGAGGAAAAGTGACTACTCGCTATACTCGAGAGAACTGATAGACTATGATACGGGATGGTATCCAAGCAACGAGGAGGCCCGGGGCTTCATAAATATTCACGGGCTTTACGCCTTGACGGCGCTGAGTGTCAGAGGTCTTAGCCGCAATGAGGAAGTATAA
- a CDS encoding zinc-binding dehydrogenase, with protein sequence MGSTQVVKEYRAAVFYEYKQPFRIEVVRAPKISGEEVLVKTAGCGLCHSDLHIWLGELPGIPKVKPCVLGHEPSGIVVDRGDAVPDYIKIGLPVLVQGAYYVEEDIYTLRGENVLATKASPMWDGSLGLHGGCYSEYFLVPSYRYLVPAEGLEDLVAASSLTDAGLTPYRAVKKAVEATRHFTEPDDFVVVVGVGGLGTFGAQYVNVLTPHLNLVVVDVKEEALEFAHKVVPKIHTSINAKKENPVEAVRKATGGRKVVAVVDFVGAETTVSTYVNVLAPNGAYVLVGLGGIKGSFSIPDLVLREWIIMGSYWGSVADLREVVQLAKKNLIKYKEMVTKRWKLDEINEAFETMHRGKYVGRMVIAP encoded by the coding sequence ATGGGTTCCACCCAGGTAGTGAAGGAGTATAGGGCAGCTGTGTTCTACGAATATAAACAACCGTTTAGGATCGAGGTAGTGAGGGCTCCTAAAATAAGCGGTGAAGAGGTCCTGGTCAAGACGGCTGGTTGCGGCCTCTGCCACTCGGACCTCCACATATGGCTTGGAGAACTACCGGGAATACCCAAGGTAAAGCCCTGTGTTCTAGGTCACGAGCCCTCCGGCATTGTAGTAGATAGGGGAGACGCCGTTCCAGACTATATCAAGATCGGATTGCCCGTGCTAGTCCAGGGAGCGTACTACGTAGAAGAGGACATCTATACCTTAAGGGGTGAAAACGTTCTAGCCACTAAGGCATCACCTATGTGGGATGGGTCTTTGGGCCTTCACGGTGGTTGCTACTCCGAGTACTTCCTAGTACCTAGCTACAGGTACCTGGTACCGGCTGAAGGACTTGAAGACCTCGTAGCGGCATCTTCACTGACTGATGCTGGCTTAACGCCTTACAGGGCTGTCAAGAAGGCCGTGGAGGCTACCAGGCACTTCACTGAACCAGACGACTTCGTAGTGGTGGTAGGTGTTGGGGGTTTAGGGACCTTCGGAGCACAGTACGTTAACGTACTAACACCGCACCTGAACCTGGTGGTAGTAGACGTTAAAGAAGAGGCCTTAGAGTTTGCCCACAAGGTAGTCCCCAAAATACACACATCAATTAACGCTAAGAAGGAAAACCCCGTTGAAGCCGTGAGGAAGGCTACGGGCGGGAGGAAGGTAGTAGCGGTAGTTGACTTCGTGGGTGCAGAGACCACCGTATCGACGTACGTGAATGTACTCGCCCCAAACGGAGCATACGTGCTAGTAGGCCTCGGTGGGATTAAGGGCTCATTCTCAATACCTGACCTCGTACTAAGAGAGTGGATAATTATGGGTAGCTACTGGGGCTCCGTAGCAGATCTCAGGGAAGTCGTTCAATTGGCCAAGAAAAACCTCATAAAGTACAAGGAAATGGTAACCAAGCGGTGGAAACTAGACGAGATAAACGAAGCATTCGAAACCATGCATAGGGGAAAGTACGTAGGCAGGATGGTAATAGCCCCGTAG
- a CDS encoding KaiC domain-containing protein — protein MISSLARVSTGISTLDEALEGGVPKGSWVAVTGEPGTGKSIVCMHFAWAGLLAGDPVVYVTTEAEFRDIVRQAKMFNMDFESYRVHDISSRQELTETPDIVVVDIFGLLKIARQITEQAQQEAETTKKRRYAALDIQTLIAAIHEAYRVLGALRDEKAKSPYKHVRLIVDSLSAFWADKPAMARKYSYDLKIATHRENVTAYLVSQYAMTTRSTFGFGLEHIADGVFHLWMEDVESTREVRRYMIIKKMRVTNHKKTAFKLDIVPGKGVVLSELK, from the coding sequence ATGATTAGTAGTCTAGCAAGAGTATCGACGGGTATAAGTACCCTGGACGAGGCCCTGGAGGGAGGGGTACCTAAGGGAAGCTGGGTTGCCGTAACCGGTGAACCGGGTACAGGTAAGTCCATCGTGTGCATGCACTTCGCGTGGGCTGGCCTCCTCGCAGGCGACCCCGTCGTGTACGTAACCACCGAGGCGGAGTTCCGTGATATAGTGAGGCAGGCGAAGATGTTCAACATGGACTTCGAGTCGTATAGAGTGCACGACATATCGAGCAGGCAGGAGCTCACCGAGACCCCGGACATAGTGGTAGTGGACATCTTCGGATTGCTTAAAATAGCAAGGCAGATAACCGAGCAAGCACAACAGGAAGCAGAGACGACTAAAAAGAGGCGTTACGCTGCACTGGACATTCAGACGCTCATTGCGGCCATACATGAGGCCTACAGGGTACTCGGCGCTCTGAGAGACGAAAAAGCGAAGTCCCCATACAAGCACGTTAGGTTAATAGTAGATTCTCTAAGCGCGTTCTGGGCCGATAAGCCGGCGATGGCCAGGAAGTACAGTTATGACCTGAAAATAGCTACCCACAGAGAAAACGTTACTGCTTACCTGGTATCCCAGTACGCGATGACGACTAGGTCTACCTTCGGCTTTGGCTTAGAACACATAGCTGATGGCGTCTTCCACCTCTGGATGGAAGACGTCGAGTCTACCAGGGAAGTGAGGCGATACATGATCATCAAGAAGATGAGGGTGACCAACCACAAGAAGACAGCATTCAAGCTGGACATTGTACCGGGCAAAGGCGTAGTGCTCTCAGAGCTCAAGTAA
- a CDS encoding restriction endonuclease, producing MGTGLSPRRKWIASEKIALGVLEELGYRVLEVGKKIELGGVEVGEIDVIVADSAGELYAVEVKAGKIDVSGIRQAYVNALLVGTRPMVVCKGFADDAAKELAERLGVRVIQLSDVFLVESEEIYTIVREVIEETLTDYLEVFYGYSPQLKPEHFEILNAIYTSTTVDEAAGKLGVDVSVFAKRIEELKKQNIVPRWASKYNTVKRVAQILLHRQSITSALEESRKLVEVVRALEDQFKALQGTLHSLNQQIQKLTALITKLEAKTQQGNARSTVE from the coding sequence ATGGGCACCGGGCTTTCGCCGCGGAGGAAGTGGATTGCGAGCGAGAAAATAGCTTTAGGGGTTCTCGAGGAACTTGGGTACAGGGTTCTCGAGGTGGGTAAGAAAATAGAGCTGGGGGGTGTAGAGGTCGGGGAGATCGACGTAATAGTGGCCGACAGCGCTGGTGAGCTGTACGCGGTCGAGGTCAAGGCCGGTAAAATAGATGTAAGCGGTATAAGGCAAGCCTACGTCAATGCACTGCTCGTGGGGACTAGGCCCATGGTCGTGTGTAAGGGGTTTGCGGACGACGCCGCGAAGGAGCTTGCCGAAAGGCTTGGCGTGAGGGTAATTCAACTCTCCGACGTCTTCCTCGTAGAGAGCGAAGAGATATACACCATTGTTAGAGAAGTCATTGAGGAAACTCTCACAGATTACCTCGAAGTCTTCTATGGCTACAGCCCACAGCTAAAACCGGAGCATTTCGAAATACTGAATGCTATTTACACGTCTACAACAGTAGACGAGGCCGCGGGGAAGCTAGGTGTAGATGTATCGGTATTCGCCAAGAGAATAGAGGAGCTGAAAAAGCAGAACATCGTACCCAGGTGGGCCAGTAAGTACAATACCGTTAAGCGCGTGGCGCAAATACTGTTACACAGGCAGAGCATTACCAGCGCGCTCGAAGAAAGCAGAAAGCTTGTCGAAGTGGTTAGAGCGCTCGAAGACCAGTTTAAAGCTCTTCAGGGTACGCTACACTCGTTAAACCAGCAAATACAAAAGTTAACGGCTTTAATTACGAAGCTGGAGGCAAAGACACAGCAAGGCAATGCGAGGAGCACTGTGGAGTAG
- a CDS encoding AbrB/MazE/SpoVT family DNA-binding domain-containing protein, which yields MVQGPLFMESETRKIMRIGPRSSAVVLPSKWIRELGLKHGDRVKLFYSGAKIIITPLKEDELARGQIMIEGANTVASAKLKAAFLEGITNIKLKASYDEAIKLLQSLKEELPSMVFIASPEGQYHTVVFPDIGIDHASLLVKLCELFKKMMRREGELHDLAMDFNYTQLLLVRSLKMKLYEEAIDVADALDVVLFAKILGELASSVLERGSNLDEEVIDALAILVEQYYAKDLDHAVRIASSTLIKLDRMPPEIQHYASTIAELIFRKCIRDRACRCKHFFPKV from the coding sequence GTGGTGCAGGGACCACTATTTATGGAGTCGGAAACTAGGAAGATTATGAGAATAGGCCCTCGTTCCAGTGCGGTTGTCCTGCCATCCAAGTGGATCAGGGAGCTGGGGCTGAAGCACGGAGACAGGGTTAAGCTGTTTTACAGCGGCGCGAAGATCATAATCACCCCTCTCAAGGAGGACGAGCTGGCAAGGGGTCAGATCATGATCGAGGGCGCTAATACCGTCGCATCCGCGAAACTGAAAGCCGCGTTCCTGGAGGGCATAACAAACATTAAGTTGAAGGCGAGCTACGACGAGGCCATCAAGCTGTTGCAGTCATTGAAGGAGGAACTACCCTCGATGGTGTTCATAGCAAGCCCGGAAGGCCAGTACCACACAGTGGTGTTCCCGGATATTGGCATAGACCATGCCTCCCTGCTCGTCAAGCTTTGCGAGCTGTTCAAGAAAATGATGAGGCGTGAAGGGGAGCTCCATGACCTGGCCATGGACTTCAATTACACTCAGTTACTCCTCGTTAGGTCTCTTAAGATGAAACTGTACGAGGAGGCAATAGACGTAGCTGACGCCCTTGACGTAGTCCTCTTCGCGAAGATCCTGGGAGAGCTTGCGAGCAGTGTGCTCGAGAGGGGCAGTAACCTAGATGAGGAAGTAATAGATGCGTTGGCCATCCTGGTAGAGCAGTACTACGCGAAGGACCTAGACCATGCCGTGAGAATAGCCAGTAGCACGCTGATCAAGCTGGATAGGATGCCCCCTGAAATACAACACTACGCTTCAACCATAGCGGAGCTCATATTCAGAAAGTGCATTAGAGATCGCGCATGCAGGTGCAAGCACTTCTTTCCCAAGGTCTAA
- a CDS encoding cation transporter: MNADVVSGLKGAYRGFTFSVLFSVTGLVLELVVFAVWGSIILLTDIVHWAVDTVFEVFALVAVYYAIRVRKSFPWGVLVLESAVMLLSITIALGIYVVSFANYLVIEYSASSITTVNSLPAVGTAIGGVFTLLAFLVQKRNYERYGLEVLKVDYVHALLDLVASAVSTLGIAVVAYTHSANLEILFVFILMMFIVHSLVEVLKDVAKTVTGANVDHGLSMKLYKKLVEECHDVVVNDVAARKIGSFYVVEAKIGVKPSTRISTVHRIRKKVVKIIQAESQLIYHVDVKIYPLFPKSRKKAKH; this comes from the coding sequence TTGAACGCGGACGTGGTTTCCGGGTTAAAGGGCGCCTACAGGGGGTTCACATTTTCAGTGTTGTTTTCAGTAACGGGATTAGTACTCGAACTAGTAGTATTCGCGGTGTGGGGTAGCATAATACTGCTAACCGATATCGTGCACTGGGCGGTGGACACGGTCTTCGAAGTGTTTGCCTTAGTAGCGGTCTACTACGCCATACGGGTTAGGAAGAGCTTTCCTTGGGGCGTGCTCGTGCTTGAAAGCGCAGTGATGTTGCTCTCCATAACGATCGCGCTTGGCATCTACGTGGTATCCTTCGCGAACTACCTAGTGATAGAGTACTCCGCGAGCTCCATAACCACAGTGAACTCGTTACCGGCCGTTGGCACGGCTATCGGCGGAGTCTTCACACTGCTGGCATTCCTGGTGCAGAAGAGAAACTACGAGAGGTACGGCCTCGAAGTCCTCAAAGTGGACTACGTCCATGCACTCCTAGACCTAGTGGCTTCGGCCGTGTCAACGCTCGGCATAGCCGTTGTCGCCTACACCCATAGCGCTAACCTGGAAATACTATTTGTGTTCATCTTAATGATGTTCATAGTGCACAGCCTCGTCGAGGTGCTGAAGGACGTCGCAAAGACTGTTACAGGGGCAAATGTGGATCACGGGCTAAGCATGAAGTTGTACAAGAAGCTAGTCGAGGAGTGCCATGACGTGGTCGTAAACGACGTTGCTGCTAGGAAGATAGGTTCGTTTTACGTAGTAGAGGCCAAGATAGGCGTAAAACCGAGTACGAGGATCTCCACCGTACACAGGATTAGAAAGAAAGTGGTCAAGATCATACAAGCAGAGTCCCAGCTCATATACCACGTCGACGTTAAAATATACCCCTTATTTCCGAAGAGTAGGAAGAAAGCCAAGCACTAA
- a CDS encoding molybdopterin-dependent oxidoreductase — MSIGFCYETSSSGLLMKGISKVVDCPVEGLAVSGVNELRDLISRVIARVLSFQGIHYYDIVFESSEPIGYTHSLHKFRLFINGRQYIGIRAVVRGKKLIRILFTIPIGTDVEIKSRVGKYDPVIEKLGKGTCGGGEGIPPGQVYIDIPVVYAILGVPRVDVSKWTLRVEGEVGNAVELSLLDLYKLGVVDVETDFHCVTGWSVKSVKFAGVPLARIAELVVPKEGVNWVYVEGADGYSTVFPYIEVYASDAIVALEMNGKPLDVLHGYPARLVIPHLYGWKSAKWITRMVFTRDYSEGYWEALGYHPRGMVQLEERFKTR, encoded by the coding sequence TTGAGCATAGGCTTTTGTTATGAGACTAGTAGTAGTGGGCTATTAATGAAAGGCATTAGCAAGGTCGTTGACTGTCCCGTGGAAGGCCTAGCTGTAAGCGGCGTTAATGAATTGCGCGACCTCATTTCTAGAGTTATAGCACGTGTTCTGAGCTTTCAGGGAATACATTATTACGACATTGTTTTCGAATCCAGCGAGCCGATAGGCTATACCCATAGCTTACACAAATTCAGGTTATTCATCAACGGTAGGCAGTACATTGGCATTAGAGCGGTTGTCAGGGGTAAAAAGCTCATTAGAATTCTCTTCACGATACCTATCGGGACGGATGTTGAGATTAAAAGCCGCGTTGGAAAGTACGATCCCGTAATCGAGAAGCTGGGTAAAGGTACGTGTGGAGGCGGTGAAGGCATTCCCCCCGGCCAAGTTTACATCGACATTCCAGTGGTTTACGCGATCTTGGGTGTTCCGCGAGTAGACGTCTCGAAGTGGACTTTGAGGGTGGAAGGTGAAGTGGGAAATGCCGTAGAGCTTTCCTTACTCGACCTCTACAAGCTCGGTGTAGTAGACGTCGAAACCGATTTCCACTGCGTGACTGGTTGGAGTGTAAAGTCTGTTAAGTTCGCAGGCGTACCACTGGCCAGGATAGCGGAATTAGTTGTACCGAAAGAAGGCGTTAACTGGGTCTACGTGGAAGGGGCTGATGGTTACTCGACAGTGTTTCCGTATATCGAGGTTTACGCATCGGATGCGATCGTCGCACTGGAGATGAACGGTAAGCCCCTTGACGTGCTACACGGGTACCCAGCAAGGCTCGTCATACCTCACCTCTACGGCTGGAAAAGCGCTAAGTGGATTACTAGAATGGTGTTCACGAGAGACTATAGTGAAGGTTACTGGGAGGCTTTGGGCTATCACCCCCGAGGAATGGTCCAGCTCGAGGAGAGGTTTAAGACGCGGTAG
- a CDS encoding lyase family protein: MSEVLAAMRKYKFFVGGESKEVTDRYVSSLDFDKVLAKYVAMVMLAHVKELAKKGVVGVEPAKRVAKELVDIARSNGEKLYSWVKSKGEMYEDVFEALEAYLHDAVGPEAGRIAIGRSRNDHVAAALRLALRDKLLEILVKLLELRGILVGKALEYRGVLFPFFTHGQVAQCGNASIYFLSYEKAFADICALMTQGLNLLNQNPLGSGAAAGTIVKLNTGELSKNLCFSPEPLPPYYATGSRLFLLYMASLLAMVMAEVGRFAEDSMLLTTTIQRGVRIPRNHISTSSIMPHKRNLVTLEIARAKASKVIGVLTSLLAAYKSVPYGYNLDFQEMNIYFFEALNDVTNTLDVVKDFVGGLELDEEGIKASLIDKPCWSSDLIEYIAIDTGIPVRELYMELARVLQVSMTEHAEQLEEFLAKYGVDWVNAWMLYKLKPVEEVLGEMIDSAERRLQDDLEMVKHLSSNLSQCSRVLVEGASDF, translated from the coding sequence GTGTCAGAGGTCTTAGCCGCAATGAGGAAGTATAAGTTCTTCGTAGGTGGAGAATCGAAGGAAGTCACAGACAGGTACGTGTCTAGTCTCGACTTCGACAAAGTCCTAGCCAAGTATGTAGCCATGGTCATGCTCGCTCACGTTAAGGAACTAGCTAAAAAGGGAGTGGTAGGAGTAGAGCCGGCCAAGCGCGTGGCAAAGGAGCTAGTGGACATTGCCAGGAGCAATGGTGAAAAGCTTTATAGCTGGGTGAAGAGCAAGGGCGAGATGTACGAAGACGTGTTTGAGGCTCTCGAAGCGTACCTTCACGACGCGGTGGGTCCCGAGGCGGGACGCATAGCTATAGGTAGAAGCAGAAACGACCACGTTGCAGCCGCCTTGAGGCTTGCGCTAAGAGACAAGTTGCTCGAAATACTGGTAAAGCTCTTAGAGCTCAGGGGTATATTAGTCGGCAAGGCACTAGAGTATAGGGGCGTTCTTTTCCCCTTCTTCACTCATGGGCAGGTAGCTCAGTGTGGTAACGCCTCAATATATTTTCTCTCATATGAAAAGGCCTTTGCCGATATATGTGCGCTAATGACCCAGGGCTTGAACCTGCTAAACCAAAACCCCCTTGGCTCCGGAGCGGCTGCTGGAACCATCGTTAAACTTAACACAGGTGAACTTTCAAAGAACCTGTGCTTCTCTCCTGAGCCCCTGCCTCCCTATTACGCCACGGGCTCGAGGCTTTTCCTCCTCTATATGGCGTCCTTACTGGCCATGGTAATGGCCGAGGTCGGCAGGTTCGCGGAAGATTCGATGCTACTCACGACCACGATCCAGCGAGGGGTTAGGATACCGAGAAACCACATATCGACTAGTAGCATAATGCCCCATAAAAGAAACCTCGTAACCCTAGAAATCGCCCGTGCCAAGGCATCTAAAGTCATAGGTGTGTTAACGTCTCTACTTGCAGCGTATAAATCCGTACCCTACGGCTACAATCTCGATTTCCAGGAAATGAACATCTACTTCTTTGAAGCCTTGAACGATGTCACGAACACCCTCGATGTAGTCAAGGACTTCGTTGGCGGATTAGAACTGGATGAGGAGGGAATAAAGGCCTCCCTCATCGATAAGCCTTGTTGGAGTAGCGACTTAATAGAGTACATAGCTATCGATACGGGCATACCGGTAAGGGAGCTTTACATGGAACTAGCCAGGGTGCTCCAGGTAAGTATGACGGAGCATGCCGAGCAGCTGGAGGAATTCCTCGCTAAGTACGGCGTTGACTGGGTAAATGCATGGATGTTGTACAAGCTAAAGCCCGTAGAAGAGGTGCTGGGGGAAATGATAGACAGTGCAGAGAGGCGGTTACAGGACGACTTGGAGATGGTTAAACACCTAAGCAGTAATCTAAGTCAATGTAGTAGAGTGCTTGTAGAGGGCGCGTCGGATTTTTAG